In a genomic window of Colius striatus isolate bColStr4 chromosome 2, bColStr4.1.hap1, whole genome shotgun sequence:
- the TDRD15 gene encoding LOW QUALITY PROTEIN: tudor domain-containing protein 15 (The sequence of the model RefSeq protein was modified relative to this genomic sequence to represent the inferred CDS: inserted 3 bases in 2 codons; substituted 3 bases at 3 genomic stop codons), translating to MESLTSSPKTVDLYLKITHIECHPQCMVIMFQGQRKVGCELDYYILQNEIQRVSKVKGSVYVGGSCLVEDKKGEWCRGRVLGKREDFYEAFLIDTGEVLKVEETHLASACDELFQLPPKVVVGVFASILPLGEKWGPKAMNYFSSLVGLQIRGHMKAVMPYQLFILEVPKIVSDVLELQLGKCIDGDSFCLIVETLRAFPQEMIFKRVPQLLQQKCSVKEFLTFSNSGKLADFWPVPDNLFRHLPVGSKENVKITAAVSPNKFYCQIQKWQKELEDLTGAMCLYYEAISTEKKSFDSLGLLCAAKRQNGQWHRGVIKQVLSDHVEVWFMDFGNIEAVPSSCVQRLKVEFMALPMISFPCALSCFGCQDETVIKIQLKRLMKALIAQTPICVQVDLFNDVKRLYYITLQNHNLEMNAKQVENVKEAAPSCITLFETKITSMALNYKPCNERCSSLEDCTGNDHAKKCLPEWAKFLPSHFKTVEMQVSTSCYAFVVYVLNPSRFWIQTCEYDKEFQALMKDIAEVYEQRGAEKLVLKNPEPGLLCCAQYSKDMHYYRAVVMEVLDVNITVYFFDFGNIDTVPCYNVKTLLPEFSDLPALAISCALACAFPVDGLWAKKDTDFFKWIVSNKLLLLHVIGKENDRCIVNVHYRDDLQQRNVAMCMAQAGHAEYCEKIPDSVLNLAKKSKNWNLCHLRKKVNAQSICNNLKNKVPRKRERFRKQKSSVSSVPRESVVLSCFGKDAITKRCKSVREEKIFYKSLVFKPGTIFEVVCSCVVSPNNFFCQLQTKLPVLDNLMDQIQTFYKEHSCPYKTGQDACVVKRRGDGKWYRATVVQQVSTSEVDVVFVDYGFQERVLLEDLQAVHPYFLMLESQALRCRLKNLPLQIDSRNCPEEMCKHFEDFISASRGPLTCIIYALILVSPNSLCNIVDLKTPFTSAGQFLREQGFHQSEDTHQSNLASLGSLYSFCYSSFNIKVGSEEEVYITHIQSLSEFYCQLNRNTETIEKLLKRVSVASKMSNNAKYDISKTRICIARYFEDGNFYRALASPVESTSCLLADFVDYGNENIVERDQFLPIPDFATDLLFTPMQAIKCRLSDLRETTIPTKVTRWFKEAFLGKLLKAVIVSRESDGRIVVELYDGQLQVNRIIKEKIREELAVKNCMQQCVDGNKRVIHPMKDAKMISQVTIKSPERISLKTEVKCKVSKCYQTDKGQNFGDEEQTACGTQKLCRESSKLLTLEDSEESGFRSTVSVVLENKEEPLVGEPASHSLSHPALNSDEINVNPHCESHSEILSCIGQEESSNENIPKSVSLPQCDIRVNSEVAGYISHINSPSRFYVHLTEDQNFLKQLAKKLNERMVSAEPDNCLDELMVGDLVAAERDADSFYCRVVVKTLRLGNYFEVEFIDYGSAVVISPSKVWRILKKFLTLLRLSLHCFLRRTKSIPDGSWASCFASKINTKPIACKFLQQHGEQWEVDVICSEESMCKTLAEKXTRLGQNTPMHNKDNRPNQDRKCGNSFCGQSKTKPLRMKNASQTPLNIFPKDLNSGQVEGAEVXVIEKGDFVLQLLRSMQIVPELNVMLVKEAQKLFAXSELNXXSNKSVCCSYIDYSFLKSILYFNSHEVEIIPESQSYVPCLAQSCFLYDLVHAKVGYWSDEAKLLFQNFLSKLGLIFHFNTMALKLEVDILSKETSVAYALIPAGHATYSRIRICLIPVDRIKLEQKHICSLSVQILYYVLLCKPSYNYDENSADRNKARK from the exons ATGGAATCTCTGACTTCCTCACCAAAAACAGTAGATCTGTATCTGAAGATAACTCATATAGAATGCCATCCGCAATGCATGGTTATAATGTTCCAGGGTCAAAGGAAGGTGGGATGTGAGCTTGACTATTACATACTGCAAAATGAAATACAACGTGTATCCAAAGTAAAAGGTAGTGTTTATGTCGGCGGATCTTGTTTAGTTGAAGATAAAAAAGGAGAATGGTGTAGAGGAAGAGTTctgggaaaaagagaagatttctATGAGGCTTTTCTTATAGACACTGGGGAAGTGCTAAAGGTTGAGGAAACTCATCTTGCTTCTGCTTGTGATGAATTGTTTCAGCTGCCTCCGAAGGTGGTTGTGGGTGTTTTTGCAAGCATCCTTCCTCTTGGAGAAAAATGGGGCCCAAAAGCTATGAACTATTTTTCATCTCTGGTAGGATTACAGATTAGAGGTCACATGAAAGCTGTTATGCCATACCAACTGTTTATTCTAGAAGTGCCAAAGATCGTTAGTGATGTTCTTGAACTGCAGTTAGGAAAATGTATTGATGGAGATTCGTTCTGTCTTATTGTAGAAACACTAAGAGCTTTTCCCCAGGAAATGATTTTTAAGAGAGTGCCACAATTGTTGCAACAGAAGTGTTCAGTCAAGGAGTTTCTCACTTTCAGTAATTCTGGGAAATTAGCAGACTTTTGGCCAGTTCCAGATAATCTCTTTCGACATCTTCCTGTGGGcagtaaagaaaatgtaaaaataactgCTGCAGTGAGCCCAAATAAATTTTACTGTCAGATACAGAAATGGCAAAAAGAGCTGGAAGATTTGACAGGAGCTATGTGTTTATACTATGAAGCTATCagtacagaaaagaaatctttcGATAGTTTAGGGCTACTTTGTGCTGCCAAAAGGCAAAATGGACAATGGCATAGAGGAGTGATAAAACAGGTTCTCTCTGACCATGTGGAAGTCTGGTTCATGGATTTTGGCAATATTGAAGCTGTGCCTTCTAGTTGTGTTCAGAGACTTAAAGTAGAGTTCATGGCATTACCAATGATTTCATTTCCATGTGCACTGTCTTGTTTTGGTTGTCAGGAcgaaacagtaataaaaattcAGCTGAAAAGACTTATGAAGGCCTTGATAGCACAAACTCCTATTTGTGTCCAGGTTGATTTATTCAATGATGTGAAACGCTTGTATTATATTACACTGCAAAATCACAATCTTGAAATGAATGCTAAGCAAGTGGAAAATGTGAAGGAAGCAGCTCCATCTTGCATCACgctttttgaaacaaaaatcacaagTATGGCTCTAAACTACAAACCATGTAATGAGAGATGCAGTTCACTTGAGGACTGTACTGGAAATGACCATGCCAAAAAGTGCTTGCCTGAATGGGCCAAGTTTTTGCCAAGCCATTTCAAAACAGTGGAAATGCAAGTGAGTACTTCCTGTTATGCTTTTGTGGTATATGTCTTAAATCCATCTCGCTTCTGGATTCAAACATGTGAATATGACAAAGAATTTCAGGCCTTGATGAAAGATATTGCAGAAGTTTATGAACAACGTGGAGCTGAAAAACTGGTCCTTAAAAACCCAGAGCCTGGattgctgtgctgtgcccagTACAGCAAAGACATGCATTATTATCGGGCTGTTGTAATGGAAGTGCTTGATGTAAAcattactgtttatttttttgattTTGGAAACATAGACACTGTACCATGTTACAATGTGAAAACACTGCTGCCTGAGTTTTCTGATTTACCAGCTTTAGCTATTTCTTGTGCGCTTGCTTGTGCATTTCCTGTTGATGGTTTGTGGGCTAAAAAGGACACCGATTTCTTCAAATGGATTGTGTCTAACAAACTACTGCTGCTTCATGTaattggaaaggaaaatgacagGTGTATAGTTAATGTACACTATAGGGATGatttgcagcaaagaaatgttGCCATGTGTATGGCTCAAGCTGGGCATGCTGAATACTGTGAGAAGATACCAGACTCTGTTCTAAATTTGgccaaaaaaagtaaaaactggAATCTTTGCCATTtgagaaaaaaggtaaatgCACAGAGTATCTGTAacaatttgaaaaacaaagtacctagaaaaagagaaagatttcgGAAGCAAAAATCAAGTGTGTCTTCGGTGCCAAGAGAATCTGTCGTGCTGTCTTGCTTTGGAAAAGATGCTATTACTAAAAGGTGTAAATCGGTAcgtgaggaaaaaatattttataaaagctTGGTGTTTAAACCAGGAACTATTTTTGAAGTGGTGTGTTCTTGTGTTGTTTCcccaaacaattttttttgtcagttgcAAACCAAACTGCCAGTGCTAGATAACTTAATGGATCAAATTCAGACTTTTTATAAAGAGCACAGCTGTCCTTACAAAACTGGGCAGGATGCCTGTGTTGTTAAGCGTCGTGGAGATGGGAAGTGGTACAGAGCGACTGTTGTGCAGCAAGTATCCACAAGTGAAGTCGATGTGGTTTTTGTAGACTATGGTTTTCAGGAAAGAGTTTTACTTGAAGATCTTCAAGCTGTTCATCCATATTTCTTAATGCTGGAAAGTCAAGCACTTCGATGTAGACTTAAAAATCTACCCTTACAGATTGACTCACGTAATTGCCCTGAAGAAATGTGTAAACATTTTGAAGACTTCATTTCTGCTTCTAGAGGACCACTGACTTGCATCATTTATGCTCTTATTCTTGTAAGCCCCAACTCTTTATGCAATATAGTTGACTTAAAGACTCCATTTACTAGTGCAGGGCAGTTCCTCAGAGAACAAGGTTTCCACCAGTCTGAAGATACTCATCAGAGCAATCTTGCATCTTTGGGTTCTCTGTACAGTTTTTGCTACTCGTCTTTTAACATTAAAGTTGGAAGTGAGGAGGAAGTTTACATAACTCACATACAAAGTCTGTCAGAGTTCTATTGTCAGCTTAATCGAAACACTGAAACGATAGAGAAATTGCTGAAGAGGGTTAGTGTTGCAAGTAAAATGTCAAATAATGCAAAATATGATATCAGCAAGACACGAATTTGTATAGCCAGATATTTTGAAGATGGCAACTTTTATAGAGCTTTGGCTTCTCCTGTAGAATCGACATCATGTCTACTTGCTGACTTTGTGGATTATGGAAATGAGAATATCGTAGAGAGGGACCAGTTCTTGCCTATTCCAGACTTTGCTACTGATCTATTATTCACACCCATGCAAGCTATTAAATGCCGCCTGTCAGATCTTAGGGAGACAACAATTCCAACAAAAGTTACTAGATGGTTTAAGGAAGCATTTCTTGGTAAACTGTTGAAGGCTGTAATTGTATCCAGAGAATCAGATGGACGAATTGTTGTGGAGTTGTATGATGGACAGCTCCAAGTAAATCggataataaaagaaaaaatacggGAAGAATTGGCAGTGAAAAATTGTATGCAACAATGTGTTGATGGTAACAAGCGAGTGATACATCCCATGAAAGATGCCAAAATGATTAGTCAAGTAACTATTAAAAGTCCTGAAAGAATAAGTTTGAAAACTGAAGTGAAATGCAAAGTATCTAAGTGTTATCAAACAGATAAGGGACAGAATTTTGGTGATGAAGAGCAAACAGCATGTGGCACACAAAAGTTGTGCAGGGAGTCCTCAAAACTGCTAACTTTAGAGGACAGTGAAGAATCAGGTTTTAGAAGTACTGTCAGTGTTGTTCTGGAGAACAAGGAGGAACCTTTAGTTGGAGAGCCTGCTTCTCATTCACTCTCTCATCCTGCTTTAAATTCAgatgaaataaatgtaaatcCTCACTGTGAATCTCATAGTGAAATACTAAGTTGTATAGGCCAGGAGGAAAGTAGTAATGAAAATATACCTAAATCAGTCAGTCTTCCTCAATGTGATATTCGGGTGAATTCTGAAGTAGCAGGGTACATTTCTCACATAAATAGTCCATCACGTTTCTATGTTCATCTTACAGAGGATCAAAACTTCTTAAAGCaactagcaaaaaaattaaatgaaagaatGGTGAGCGCAGAGCCTGATAATTGCTTAGATGAACTCATGGTAGGGGATCTTGTTGCTGCAGAGCGTGATGCTGATAGCTTTTACTGTAGAGTTGTTGTCAAAACTCTGAGACTGGGAAACTACTTTGAAGTAGAGTTCATTGACTATGGTAGTGCAGTAGTTATAAGTCCTTCTAAAGTCTGGAGGATTCTGAAAAAGTTCTTAACTTTGCTGAGGCTCAGCCTTCATTGTTTTCTTAGGAGAACAAAAAGCATTCCTGATGGAAGCTGGGCTTCCTGTTTTGCAAGCAAAATAAATACCAAGCCAATTGCTTGCAAGTTCTTACAGCAGCATGGAGAGCAATGGGAAGTAGATGTAATTTGTAGCGAGGAGTCAATGTGTAAAACTTTGGCAGAAA AGACAAGACTGGGGCAAAACACACCAATGCATAATAAGGATAACAGGCCAAACCAAGACAGAAAGTGTGGGAATAGTTTTTGTGGTCAAAGTAAAACTAAGCCTCTTAGGATGAAAAATGCTTCCCAAACACCTTTAAATATCTTTCCTAAAGATCTAAATTCTGGACAGGTTGAAGGGGCAGAAGT AGTAATAGAAAAGGGAGATTTTGTTCTACAATTACTTAGAAGTATGCAAATAGTACCTGAGTTAAATGTAATGCTTGTCAAAGAAGCACAAAAATTATTTGCTTAAAGTGAATTAAATTAGTGAAGTAACAAGTCAGTCTGTTGTAGTTATATTGACTACAGTTTTCTGAAAAGCATCCTTTATTTTAATAGCCATGAAGTCGAAATTATTCCAGAAAGTCAGTCTTACGTACCATGCTTGGCACAGTCTTGTTTTTTATATGATCTAGTTCATGCCAAGGTGGGGTACTGGAGTGATGAAGCTAAACTTCTGTTTCAGAACTTCCTTAGTAAACTGGGTCtgatatttcattttaacaCAATGGCTTTGAAATTAGAGGTGGATATTCTGAGTAAGGAGACCAGTGTAGCTTATGCCTTAATTCCTGCTGGTCATGCAACCTACTCTAGAATTAGGATCTGCCTCATTCCAGTAGACAGAATTAAATTGGAACAAAAACATATTTGCAGCCTTAGTGTCCAGATTCTATACTATGTGTTGCTTTGTAAACCAAGTTATAATTACGATGAAAATTCTGCTGACAGAAATAaagcaaggaaatga